DNA from Borreliella burgdorferi B31:
AAAGATGCAATTCAATATGGAGGAAGTTTTAGGGCTAAAGATGTTAGAGAAAATCAAACCCAAAAAGAAAACAACAAAGACTCGCATATTCATGTCGACGATTTTAAAGAATACATACATTTAATCATGCCTAGCATTAACAATAATGCTGATAGTAGTAGTAGTTATTACTATACCAACTACATAATAAATGGAGACAATTTGTTAAGAATTATTAGCAACTTATAAAAAATCTTTATAAATTACCAATATTCTTGACAATTTTAATACTATTTTTTTTATATACTATAATATTATGAAAAAAAATCAAAAAAACAAGTGCTCAGAAATAGAAAAAACACAATTAGAAATAATAAATAACCAATCAGAAATAGAAAAACAACTCCATCAATTAGAAATTGAGTTTACTGGGGTATGCCTGCTTTATGTGACAATACATTATTAAATCTAGAATTGAATAATTATTCTCAAAAAAAACTATTAAAATTTTACAACGAAATTCTTAAAAAAGATAATAAAAATTCTTGCGATCTACCAACAATGAATAAATATCTTGATATATTAGAAAAAACAAAAACCATAGTAAAACTATCTTTTAAAAACCAGTCCAAATATATGATTTATTATAAAATTAATTACCCCCTTAAAGTGTTTCGTTCAACAATACAAGACTACTATCAAACAATAACAGATAAACTAAAACTACGGTTAGAACTAAACTATCCTACTACTATTTAATCGTAAAAAATATTTCTTTGCAAATTAAGCAATTTAGAAATATAAATGTAAAGACATATATTTTTATTTGATAAATAATAAAAATTACTGGGGCACTATTTGGAAAAATTTTTAAAAGAAATATTAAGTATGAATAGCAAAAATAGGCTATCTTCACACTTAATAATTCTTATTTACACACTAAACAACATTGACCTAAATTCAAAAAATATTGGATACTATAGTAGGGGCTTTATACGCCGTGCGTTTACTTTTAACATAGATAAATACTCCAGTAAACTAAACTACTTTTACTTATTCTTTATAAAATAGTTATTCTTATGATTTATATACTCCAGTTCTTATGGAAAATATTGTTTCTTATTTATAATTAAATGTATATGCTCCAGTAAACTAAACCACTTTTGCCTATTCTTTATGAATTCTTCTTCCCTATCATTCAAAATGATTAAATCTTTAGATACGCCTAACCCTTATATATAAAGAAGATTAAATCCACGAGAGAGTAAGGGTCTTTAGTAAGGCTGGAATTTTGGTTTTATTATTAAAAGATTTTTTATTTAAAGAAAGTGGGTTTTGATTGTTATAACTTGATCAAGTAGTTCTTATCCATGTTTAGAGAGATTGAAACCTTAGTAAAAGGTAATTTTGATTAATGTCTTTATACTATGTGCCTTATATAAGCAATAATATTTTTTAATGTAATAAGGAGAGTATGTAGAATTATTTTTTAGAAATTTTTAAAAAGATTTGGCTTTTCTATTAGGTTAAAGTTTATAGCTTTTCAAATAGTAGTACTCAAAAGAGAAGTATGCAAAGTATGCTTTTAAACCAAGAAACATGCCTCTCTTTTGATAAATTGGCTTAAGCCTTAAATTTATACCTTGTGATCTATAATAAAGTTTGCTTAATAGCTTTATAAGCCCCCTCAAGTTCTACAGCAGCACCTAAAAAATCTGCTTCTTTTTTATAAAAATTATTATACCTGCTTCTTGAATTTATTTCCCTATCATTAACCATATCTCCAATAGTTTTCACAATACACTCAAGAGCTATAAGATCATTTTCCTCTACAAACTCTTTAGCTTTATTGACAAATTTTTTAGAAGCTTCAACAAACTTACTATCAACAAACTTAGAAGATATAACATCAAAACTCTCAATGTAGGCTAATACAACAGATTTTCTAAGTTTTTTATAAGAATCAGCAACATGTCTGGCATTAGACACATCATTATCTACAGCTTGGTCTAATTCTATAGCAAAATCATCAATTAATTTACTTAAAAACATAGGTTTGTATTCTTCTATAATCTTTTCAAGCTCCTTAAACTTATTAACAATTTTATTGTCTTTTTTAAATATAGATATAGCTTGATTAACCTTACTTTGATCAGAAAATGTACCTTCCGAATAAGTCATAATATCATTATATGCTCCTGTACATTCGTTATAAATAGCGTCTAATTTTATAGAATAATACTTGGCCTTTTCAACAAAAATTTTAAGCTCATTAATATTTCTCTGATTTAATCTACTAACATCACATGATAATAAACTTATTGAAATTAACATGTATATTGATAAAAAACTTTTTTTCATATTTTCTCCCCTGCTAAAATCTTTAGAGATTCATAGCCTCTAGCACAAGTATATTGCTACAAATACAATTTTACTATATCTTTAATTTTTTGTTTCGATTTTTATATATTTTTTAAAAAAATTGCTTTATCTTTAATACTTTATGTTCTAGATTAATTATTCTCTCTAATAGACTTTGAGCATATTTTTTTTAAATTTTTCTTTTTTTATTAAAACATGAATTGCTTTTATATAACAAAAAACACTTCCTTTCTTAAATCTAAATTCTATGTAATGAATTTTATACATGGGTACAGTTTTGATAGTTTTTTGTAATAATATCTTCGTATTTAAAAAAAGTGGTCTTGTTAATCTTTTAAATCCATAAAACATTCCCAAAAATTCATCATTAATACTTTATAGAAGTTATTGATATTAAAGATGATTTAGAAAACTTAAAAAGCTATTTCAAAAAATTGAAAAAACATATCATTATTGGAATAATCTTTGTTATAATTCTTTTATTTTTTAATATAAAAAATAAAAAGATATTATTAAAACACATTATAAGAAAGATACCTTTTTAAGTAAAAGTACATTTTGCAATTAACATATAATTTATAAAAACTCTTTTTATAAATTACATATTAATTGCTAAATCATCTTCTTTTGCTATATATGTAAGTAAAATGCTACCAATATGACATCCTGAGGACCTTTTATGGAGACTTGTAAAGCTTTTTATTTCTAATGTTTTAGCTTTTATAAAAACACCAACCATGACACATATTGAATTTTTAAATCTATAAACATTATTTCCTTAAATTTCTAAAAGTTTTTTAGGCTCTGTATTTAAAAAAATCACTTCACCAAGAATAACCTTTTCATCATTTAATAATAATGTTTTCTTGCTAAGAAAATTTATAAATCTATTTAAAATGCTTAATTAAGCTTATTTGTTTTCAAATAATTCTCATATCCTTTTATTAAAAACAAAATGTATTCTTCTCCCTTTTTATTTTTTAGCACCTCAAAATCATTAAGCAAAACCTCAAAATCTTCTTTGGTTAGCGAATAAAGACTAGCTACAATAAAGTTATTTTCATTTTCTTTTTCTTTGAAAAATTCATCTTTAGTGTCTAATTTTAGAATTTTATTAACTTTTTCTTTGCTAAATTTAAAATGCTCTAAGTAAAGCAAATTAGAGAAATTTAAAGGATCATTTTTAGCTATTAACAAGGAAGTGTTTTTTACTAAAGTTAAGTATATCGGATTAGCTAAAATTTCTTCTTCTTCGGGTTGAGGCATAGGGCATTGATATAAGCATGATTTTACAATATCAGTGCTTAAAGCAAATCTTCTTATTAAATAGTCAAAAACAAATGAATTAAAAATAGATATAATAAATAATTTTTTATAAATAGATATTGGTGTTTTCTCATAATTTATATATATTGTAGAAACACAATAACAATTTCTAGGAGATAAAGTACTAATCATGGTTCTTATATCTGTATTTCTTGCAATCCTTCTATATAATATTTTTTCTATTTGATACTGATTGTCTTTAGTTGATACTTTTTGAAAGTCATCTTTATCTATCCATAGTAATTTAGAGCTTTCTTTTGCATCTTTGTCTTCAAAAAATCTTGAATTAAACTGATGAATATTAGCTCCAGAATAAAGAAATATAAAATTTTCATTATTATATTCTTTACATAGTGTTTTATACTTTGTTAAATTTAGCCCTACTCCAAAATTAATATATTCTTCACTAAGAGTACTAAATTTGCTAAACATTTTGTTAATTAAGATAAGCTCTTTACTATCTTTAAATTCAATAATTGATTCTTGAATAGGAGACAGTTTTTTAATTTGCTCTATATCTAATTTAATTCCTTTATAAGGATCATCTTTATTATTTTCTAAGTTACTGGTTATTTCTTTTAAAATATTATCATTACTCTGAATCATAAATTTTGCTTTAAAATTCGATGTAGGAGTTTTAGTATTGCTTATTTGAAATATTGCAAATTTAAAAAGTGTTGCCACATCTTTAAATCTTTTTTGATTTTGAAATTGATAAATATAGTTAAGCTTATAGTTAGTAAATATATATTTTCTTAGTATCCTAGCACTAGATTCACTCCAAAGAGCTGAAGGAACTAAATAGGTTAAATTTCCGTTTTCTTTTATTAATTTCAAATTAAATGCTACAAAATATCTAAAAAGATTTGGATCACCACCACTAGCAAAATTTTTAAAATCGCTTTTATAAAGATTGTTGATAGTACCCATACTATTTTTTTCTTCATTGTATTCAATATTCAAAGGATGATTATCTCTGCCAAGTATTTCTTGCTTTATTTTATTTTGTTCTTTTATGCTTAGCTTTCTATAACTGGGAATATGTTTTGAGAAAAACTCTGCTTCATTAAACTTAGTTTTTTCCCATGGAGGATTTCCAATTACAATATCAAATCCTTCTTGAATATCTGGAAACTCAATTCCATAATGGAAAAATTTATAGTGGCTACTTAATTTTCTAATTTTCTCCATTTTTTCATTATCTTCACTAGAAATTTTATTGCCTAAAATATTCTCAATTAAACTAATTACAACTGCAATATCACTAAATTCTATATTTAAAGATTTGTCAAAAGATAATGAATAAAGTTTAATTAAAGAAAATATTATTCTTAAATTATCTATATATTTACTTTCTTCATATTCTTTGTATATCTTTTTAGATCTTTCTATATCTTCCTTAGTGGTATCGTTAATACCTTTAATTTTTTGATAACCATCTTCTAAAATAGTTGTAATTTCCTTAATTCTTTTTTTAAATAAAGAAAATCCACTTTCAAATTTCTTTTTTGCAATATCAAAAAATTCATCTTTAGTATATCCCAAGAGAGCATTTCCTGTTTTTATATGATGCTCAATAAAGCTTAGTGGCGTTCCAAAAATAAAGGTATTAATCCACAAACTTAGCATAGTAATTTCAACCGAAATAGGATTAATATCAACACCATAAATACACCTCTTTAGCAGCATCCTTTTAAGCACCAATTCTTTACTTATACTATCTTGAATATCATACTCCTCACTTTCTTTAAGAATAATCCCATATTCTTTATCAAGCTCTTTTTTTACATCTTCAAATTTATCTAGCTCGTACCATACCTTTTCTGTTAAGTAATCTAGACAAGAAATTAAAAAATGCCCTGATCCACAAGAATTATCAATGATTTTTATATCTAAAGGGGACTTGGTTTTAAGCTGCTCTTCAATTGATGATATAACCATAAAATCAGTTAAATCATCTGGAGTATAATATGCCCCACTTTTCTTTCTATCAAGTGATCTAGATGTAAGATAAATATTCCCTTTAAGATATGTAGCAATTTTGTTTACTTTATTGTTTTCAAGCTCTTCTTCAGTACGAATGAGATAAATCCCGTCTTCAACAATACGATGAACAGTAGTATCTGCAATTCTTAGGTCATATTCAAGTAGAGTTTCGTATAATTCTCCAAAGCTTTTAGGATCTAGCCTTGAATATTTTACAAATTTTTTATCTTTAATATTTTTTTCTTCAAAGAAAAGTATTTTGACTAATATTTCTTCAATCTCACTAATACTGAGTAAACTTTCATTATTTAAATATTTAACCTTATCTTGTGCAAATAATCCTCCATTAAATATGGGAAACTTTATTGCATCACTTCCTTTATCAAGCAAATTGAAAATTGTTATTATTTTTTTATACCCTAATTTCTTTTTTGTATTTTCATCATAAAAAAAATATCTAAAAGATACAGAAGATCTGTATAATTTATTTTCTTCTAATATTTTCTTAAATATGTCGTTATCTTCAATATATGCAATAAAAAATATTCTTAAAATAAAAATAATTGACTCTTCAAGTATGCTAGCCAAAATATGACGAGTAATTTCTTTGTCTGATACTTTAAATTCTTTGTCATATATATTTTTTGCAATTTTAAATACTATAGAATCATCAGGTCTCTCATAAAGTATCTCTCTAAGAGTTTTTTGAATTATCTCTTTTTCTTTGGATATTTGTTCTTTTTCAACTGATATTATATTGCTTGTCTTTAGGTATCTTTCTTTTCTTATAAGATAGCTAAATAAAATAAACCATTCTTGCTCTTTATATTCTTCTTTTTCTTTAATTTTAGAAAAATCAAATTCAATATATCTTTTTTCTCCATAAAGTACTTTCGATTTATCATATAATCTCCATACCTTTCCATTTGAAAGTATCCCATAATGTTTTTGATATTGATTTAGATATCTGTATAGCTGATCTTCTGCTTCTTTTACCTTATCTTTAGCATCAAAACTAAATGATGGACGCTTAACTTCTGCTATAAGCAAGATATCTTCAGTTGGAATAGATTCATTATTTTTTTTAGCTTCTTCTAATTTTTTATTAAAAGCTACTTTATCTTTATCATTTTCAAAAAGTAGTATATCTACTCTGGATTTTACTCCTTCTATTTGCCCACCTTTTTGTTGTTCTACTGAATAAGCTAATTCTTCAAATATAGACTTTAGCAAAGACTCTATATTTGCTTCTGTTGAATTGTCATCTATAGCTTGAATTTTATTTTTTAAAAAAATAAAAAAGTTTTTTGATTTAACAATATTTTCTTTTTTTATAAAGCCTTTTGACAGTTCTTTATAAAGAGATACATTTGGATCATTTGTTTTTATAATGAATCGGCTTTCATTGTTCATATTTACAACCATTATGTTATTTATAAATCCTTTTTAGCCCTTCTTGATACTCGAAATGTACTCTAAGATTAGTTTTTTTAAAATTAAAAAAACTAATCTTAGAGTAAGTCGGCCAAAACTTGTTTTAATATTTATTTGACTATCAATACTCTATCTTTAGAATAAGCTTGTTAAAAATTATTTCTCACTTTTTCTCAATTAATTAAAGTTATTAATTTATTTTTTATAAGGCATCCTTAATTAAAGAGCATTTAAAAAACACTTTTTTAAAACCGAATTTTTCTTAAACATTCCCCAATTTGTGAAGCATAAACAAAAAAATGTTTTTATCCTTTTCATTTTCAAAATTACAATTATAGAGTCTTTTGTTAATTTCTTCTTTAAAAACATCTTGCTCAGAATCATGCAAGCAACAAAGATGCAAAAAATTTTTAAAAGAACTTATCAGGTCAAAAACAACACAAATAATAACCCAGTTTTTATTCATAATTATCCTCTCTCAAAATTAAAAAATAAATCAAAGTCTTTGATTTACAATTTTTTATTAAGCAGTGAAGGGGGAAAAACAAATTGTCCTAAATATTTAACAAAAAATGGAAATAGACTTAATAAACTTGGTTTTTTCTCAGGAAGGATTTCTAATTACAACATCAAATTCTTCCTGAATATCTGGAAACTCAATTCCATAGTAAAAAAATTTATAGTAGCCGCTTAATTTTCTAATTATATCTATTTTTTCTTTATCTTTACTAGAAGTTTTATTGCCTAAAATATTTTCAATTAAACTAATTAAAGCT
Protein-coding regions in this window:
- a CDS encoding DUF226 domain-containing protein — encoded protein: MFYGFKRLTRPLFLNTKILLQKTIKTVPMYKIHYIEFRFKKGSVFCYIKAIHVLIKKEKFKKNMLKVY
- a CDS encoding Eco57I restriction-modification methylase domain-containing protein, producing the protein MVVNMNNESRFIIKTNDPNVSLYKELSKGFIKKENIVKSKNFFIFLKNKIQAIDDNSTEANIESLLKSIFEELAYSVEQQKGGQIEGVKSRVDILLFENDKDKVAFNKKLEEAKKNNESIPTEDILLIAEVKRPSFSFDAKDKVKEAEDQLYRYLNQYQKHYGILSNGKVWRLYDKSKVLYGEKRYIEFDFSKIKEKEEYKEQEWFILFSYLIRKERYLKTSNIISVEKEQISKEKEIIQKTLREILYERPDDSIVFKIAKNIYDKEFKVSDKEITRHILASILEESIIFILRIFFIAYIEDNDIFKKILEENKLYRSSVSFRYFFYDENTKKKLGYKKIITIFNLLDKGSDAIKFPIFNGGLFAQDKVKYLNNESLLSISEIEEILVKILFFEEKNIKDKKFVKYSRLDPKSFGELYETLLEYDLRIADTTVHRIVEDGIYLIRTEEELENNKVNKIATYLKGNIYLTSRSLDRKKSGAYYTPDDLTDFMVISSIEEQLKTKSPLDIKIIDNSCGSGHFLISCLDYLTEKVWYELDKFEDVKKELDKEYGIILKESEEYDIQDSISKELVLKRMLLKRCIYGVDINPISVEITMLSLWINTFIFGTPLSFIEHHIKTGNALLGYTKDEFFDIAKKKFESGFSLFKKRIKEITTILEDGYQKIKGINDTTKEDIERSKKIYKEYEESKYIDNLRIIFSLIKLYSLSFDKSLNIEFSDIAVVISLIENILGNKISSEDNEKMEKIRKLSSHYKFFHYGIEFPDIQEGFDIVIGNPPWEKTKFNEAEFFSKHIPSYRKLSIKEQNKIKQEILGRDNHPLNIEYNEEKNSMGTINNLYKSDFKNFASGGDPNLFRYFVAFNLKLIKENGNLTYLVPSALWSESSARILRKYIFTNYKLNYIYQFQNQKRFKDVATLFKFAIFQISNTKTPTSNFKAKFMIQSNDNILKEITSNLENNKDDPYKGIKLDIEQIKKLSPIQESIIEFKDSKELILINKMFSKFSTLSEEYINFGVGLNLTKYKTLCKEYNNENFIFLYSGANIHQFNSRFFEDKDAKESSKLLWIDKDDFQKVSTKDNQYQIEKILYRRIARNTDIRTMISTLSPRNCYCVSTIYINYEKTPISIYKKLFIISIFNSFVFDYLIRRFALSTDIVKSCLYQCPMPQPEEEEILANPIYLTLVKNTSLLIAKNDPLNFSNLLYLEHFKFSKEKVNKILKLDTKDEFFKEKENENNFIVASLYSLTKEDFEVLLNDFEVLKNKKGEEYILFLIKGYENYLKTNKLN
- a CDS encoding plasmid maintenance protein, whose product is MPALCDNTLLNLELNNYSQKKLLKFYNEILKKDNKNSCDLPTMNKYLDILEKTKTIVKLSFKNQSKYMIYYKINYPLKVFRSTIQDYYQTITDKLKLRLELNYPTTI
- the cspZ gene encoding factor H-binding protein CspZ, with the protein product MKKSFLSIYMLISISLLSCDVSRLNQRNINELKIFVEKAKYYSIKLDAIYNECTGAYNDIMTYSEGTFSDQSKVNQAISIFKKDNKIVNKFKELEKIIEEYKPMFLSKLIDDFAIELDQAVDNDVSNARHVADSYKKLRKSVVLAYIESFDVISSKFVDSKFVEASKKFVNKAKEFVEENDLIALECIVKTIGDMVNDREINSRSRYNNFYKKEADFLGAAVELEGAYKAIKQTLL